Within Cellulophaga sp. L1A9, the genomic segment AAATAGTATAACGTAGTAACTGTTTTACATTTACTATCTAATACTCCATACTTAATACTTATAATAATGGATTTAAAAGATAAATTAATTTCTTCATTTATGGCTTTTGAGAACAATGTTGATGTAGATCATCCTGTTCATGAAGTACGCTCAGAAGCAATGAAGAATTTTGAAGCAAAAGGTTTTCCTTCTAAAAAGGAAGAAGCTTGGAAGTACACTTCTTTAAATAACTTGCAGAAAATAGATTTCAGTATTTTTCCTAAAGAAGTAAATGCTTTAGAGTATAGAGATGTTAAAAAATACTTTATCAATGAAATTGACACCTATAAAATTGTATTTATAGATGGTATTTTTAGCTCTAATTTATCGGAAACAACGCATGATGGTGTTGATATTTGTTTGATGAGTTCTGCGCTTAATAAGCCAATGTACAAGCAAATTATCGATGTGTATTTTAATAAGGTAGCTTCAAAAGACGAGTCGCTTACCACATTGAATACTGCATTTAGTAAAGAGGGGGCTTATATTTATATCCCGAAGAACAAAATGCCTAAAAAGCCTATTGAAATATTGCATTTCGCAACAGGTAATGAAGCTTCTTTAATGTTACAACCGCGTAACTTAATTATTGTAGAAGAGAATGCTGAGGTTCAAATTATAGAACGTCATCAAAGCTTAACTTCAAATGAAGTGTTGACAAATTGTGTTACTGAAATTTTTGCAGCTAAAAGTTCTATTGTAGATTATTACAAAGTTCAGAATGATGCAGCTAATGCGTCATTAATTGACAATACTTATATTGATCAGAAGGATAAAAGTCTCGTAAAAATACATACGTTTAGTTTTGGAGGAAAATTAACGCGAAACAACCTTAATTTCTATCAAAACGGTGAATATATAGATTCTACCATGAAAGGGGTTACTATTTTAGGTGATAAACAACATGTAGATCATCATACTTTAGTGCATCATATAGAGCCTAATTGTGAAAGTCACCAAGATTACAAAGGGATCTATGGGGACAGTTCTACTGGGGTTTTCAATGGTAAAATTATTGTAGAAAAGTTGGCGCAAAAAACCAATGCTTTTCAGAAAAACAATAATATACTGATTAGTGATAAGGCTTCTATCAATACAAAACCTCAATTAGAGATTTTTGCAGATGATGTTAAGTGTTCTCACGGGTGTACTATTGGTCAGCTAGATGAAGATGCATTATTTTACTTACAGTCTCGTGGTATTCCTAAAAAGGAAGCTAGAGCCTTGTTAATGTATGCTTTTGCAAATAATGTTTTAGAAAGCGTTCGTATTCCAGAACTAAAAACAAGAATTAATAAGCTAATTGCTAATAAACTAGGGGTTAATCTTGGGTTTGATTTGTAATTAGGTTTAGTAGATAATACGTTATAGGCCTCGTATCTTATTTTAAGATACGAGGCTTTTTTTCTTAAAATTTGGCAATTAACAATTTTTTATAGCGCATAGAATCTATTTATATTGTTTTATTATTCAAATTTGGGAACTATATAAACAACTTAAATACAATAATCATGAAACAAAAATTATTACTACTAATTTCGTTTGCATTGGTTTCAATTTCTTTAACGGCACAAGATAATTCTGAAAAAAAATGGAGTATTGAGGCAAATTATCCTATTTCAGTAGGTGATGAATTAGGCAATGATACGCCTGCAATTTTAGATTTGGGTCTAAAGTATCGTTTTTTAGATTTAAATATCGTAAAAATAGGTGCAGGTATTAATACTGGAGTATTTACACAAAATGTTGGTAATGAAGAACAGGAATTTAGCGTGGATTTTGATGAAACGTATTGGTTAATTCAGCCTAAAATTTTTGCGGAGTTTGATATACCTGGCGTAGATAAATTACGCCCTAGTTTTGGTTTGGGCTATACTTTTGTAGAGTCTAAAGCTAAAGGTTTGTTTGCAGGAGAATCAGTCAATGATAATTTTTCTAGTGGAGGGTTGAATGTTAATCTTGGACTTACGTACGATTTAACTGAAAAATTCTTTTTACAAGCACAATACGATTATATCAGAGACTCTGCTGATAGTGAATTTGAGGGTAATAATTTTAGAATTGAACAAAATTTAAGCTTTATAAAATTAGGTGTAGGCTTTAGATTTTAAACATAATTAGTACAATAATTTAAAAAGGCTCAAGTTATTTACTTGGGCCCTTTTTTATGGGAATGATTCCTATAAAGCGGTTAAATTTCAATGCATTCTAAGCATTAGTCGGTATCTTTGTATCCAATTCTTTGAGCTATGATAGACGTTACTAAAATTCGAAAAGATTTTCCAATATTAAAACGGGAAGTCAATGGAAAACCCTTGGTTTATCTTGATAATGCGGCAACATCACAAACGCCACAACAGGTAATTGATGTTATTGTAGATTATTACAGCAACTATAATGCAAATATTCACCGCGGTGTGCATGCTTTATCGCAAGAAGCAACAGATAAATATGAGCAAGCAAGAATAAAAATTCAGAAGCATTTTAATGCTGCAAAGTCTCACGAGATTATTTTTACTTCAGGAACAACCCACAGTATTAATATTGTAGCTAATGGTTTCTCCTCTTTAATAAAAAAAGGAGATGAAATTATTGTTTCGGCCATGGAGCATCATTCTAATATTGTGCCTTGGCAAATGTTGTGTGAGCGCACCGGAGCTATTCTAAAAGTGATCCCTATGAATTTAGATGGTGAACTAATTATGAGTGCGTATCATGACTTGCTGTCAGATAAAACAAAGCTCGTATTTTGTAACCACGTTTCAAATGCTTTGGGTACGGTAAACCCTATAAAAGAAATTATTGATGCAGCGCATAAGGTGGGTGCAGCAGTGCTTATTGATGGGGCACAAGCAGCACCACATATTAAAGCAGATATGCAAGCATTAAATGCCGATTTCTATACCGTATCTGCACACAAAATTTGCGGACCTACCGGTGCAGGGATTTTGTATGGAAAAGAAGAGTGGTTAAATAAATTACCTCCGTATCAAGGTGGTGGCGAAATGATTGCTGAGGTAACTTTTCAGAAAACCACCTATGCAGATCTTCCTCATAAATTTGAAGCAGGAACTCCTAATATCTGTGGAGGTATTGCTATG encodes:
- a CDS encoding outer membrane protein; protein product: MKQKLLLLISFALVSISLTAQDNSEKKWSIEANYPISVGDELGNDTPAILDLGLKYRFLDLNIVKIGAGINTGVFTQNVGNEEQEFSVDFDETYWLIQPKIFAEFDIPGVDKLRPSFGLGYTFVESKAKGLFAGESVNDNFSSGGLNVNLGLTYDLTEKFFLQAQYDYIRDSADSEFEGNNFRIEQNLSFIKLGVGFRF
- a CDS encoding aminotransferase class V-fold PLP-dependent enzyme; this translates as MIDVTKIRKDFPILKREVNGKPLVYLDNAATSQTPQQVIDVIVDYYSNYNANIHRGVHALSQEATDKYEQARIKIQKHFNAAKSHEIIFTSGTTHSINIVANGFSSLIKKGDEIIVSAMEHHSNIVPWQMLCERTGAILKVIPMNLDGELIMSAYHDLLSDKTKLVFCNHVSNALGTVNPIKEIIDAAHKVGAAVLIDGAQAAPHIKADMQALNADFYTVSAHKICGPTGAGILYGKEEWLNKLPPYQGGGEMIAEVTFQKTTYADLPHKFEAGTPNICGGIAMGAGLDYMNAIGFDEIAAYEHELLEYATEKLLAIEGLKIYGTAKEKTAVISFNVGAIHPYDIGSILDKLGVAVRTGHHCAQPIMDFYKIPGTVRASFSFYNTKEEVDVLVSAVKKAKSMLE
- the sufD gene encoding Fe-S cluster assembly protein SufD, coding for MDLKDKLISSFMAFENNVDVDHPVHEVRSEAMKNFEAKGFPSKKEEAWKYTSLNNLQKIDFSIFPKEVNALEYRDVKKYFINEIDTYKIVFIDGIFSSNLSETTHDGVDICLMSSALNKPMYKQIIDVYFNKVASKDESLTTLNTAFSKEGAYIYIPKNKMPKKPIEILHFATGNEASLMLQPRNLIIVEENAEVQIIERHQSLTSNEVLTNCVTEIFAAKSSIVDYYKVQNDAANASLIDNTYIDQKDKSLVKIHTFSFGGKLTRNNLNFYQNGEYIDSTMKGVTILGDKQHVDHHTLVHHIEPNCESHQDYKGIYGDSSTGVFNGKIIVEKLAQKTNAFQKNNNILISDKASINTKPQLEIFADDVKCSHGCTIGQLDEDALFYLQSRGIPKKEARALLMYAFANNVLESVRIPELKTRINKLIANKLGVNLGFDL